Proteins encoded by one window of Mycolicibacterium sp. ND9-15:
- a CDS encoding glycoside hydrolase family 16 protein: MDRRTLMMMTGVAALGAALPAPLANASPLRPSPPTQPPPGAAAGTYLFQDEFDGPAGSAPDPSKWLIQNWQDDVWPPVAGIYRDDRRNVFVDGNSNLVLCATQEGDRYFSGKVLSHFRGQIGTTWEARIKLDCMHPGLWPAYWLLNQDPLPDGEIDIVEYYGNESWPPGTTVHAASNGKTWEGMSIPQLVDPAWHTWRTEWSEDGFRFWRDYVDGAKPYFTVAAKPIPVHGRPDDLRWPFGIPGYWLQAIFNLAVGGSGGGDPRRAPYPSVMLVDWIRVW; encoded by the coding sequence ATCGACCGTCGCACCCTGATGATGATGACCGGAGTCGCCGCGCTCGGTGCGGCCCTACCCGCGCCGCTGGCCAACGCCTCGCCGCTTCGACCCTCGCCGCCGACGCAGCCGCCACCTGGCGCGGCGGCGGGCACGTACCTGTTCCAGGACGAATTCGACGGTCCGGCGGGGTCGGCGCCCGACCCCTCGAAGTGGCTCATCCAGAACTGGCAAGACGACGTATGGCCTCCGGTAGCGGGGATTTACCGCGACGACCGCCGCAACGTGTTCGTCGACGGCAACTCGAACCTGGTCCTGTGCGCGACCCAGGAGGGTGATCGGTACTTCAGCGGCAAGGTGCTCAGCCACTTCAGGGGACAGATCGGCACCACCTGGGAAGCGCGCATCAAACTCGACTGCATGCACCCCGGGCTTTGGCCCGCTTACTGGTTGCTGAACCAGGATCCCCTTCCCGACGGCGAAATCGACATCGTCGAGTACTACGGCAACGAGTCCTGGCCGCCCGGAACCACCGTCCACGCCGCGTCCAACGGCAAGACGTGGGAGGGCATGTCGATCCCTCAGCTGGTGGACCCCGCGTGGCACACCTGGCGCACGGAGTGGAGCGAGGACGGTTTCCGCTTCTGGCGCGACTACGTCGACGGCGCCAAGCCGTACTTCACGGTCGCGGCCAAGCCGATACCGGTCCACGGCCGCCCCGACGACCTGAGGTGGCCGTTCGGCATCCCCGGTTACTGGCTGCAGGCGATCTTCAACCTCGCGGTCGGCGGTTCGGGCGGCGGCGATCCGCGCCGGGCGCCATATCCGTCGGTCATGCTCGTCGACTGGATCCGCGTCTGGTAG
- a CDS encoding glycosyltransferase family 39 protein, with amino-acid sequence MVDVSARGRLARSAPLLVAILGAAVSLAGAGRPSFWYDEAATISASYSRPLPALWQMLGDVDAVHGLYYLLMHGWFAVFPPTEFWSRAPSGLAVGAAAAGVVVLGTQLSSRAVGVTAGVVCAILPRATWAGIEARPYALSMLLAVWLAVLLVSAARRELRWAWAAYGVLLAVSILLDVYLALLFFVHAVFVVTFRRRRTVVLPFVIASGVALGVMAPFVAVVAGQAKQISWITPIGLRTFEDVAVQQYFDRNPYLALLSAVVVLAAIGVWSFARRPSVEERETLVLAVTWLVIPTALIVAYSAAAEPLYTPRYLCFTAPAMALLLGVCITAVARSVRMTTVVVAAFAVVAAPTYVAVQRAPYAKYDMDYSQVADLISANAAAGDCLLVNDTVTFHPAPMRPLMAARPDAYGRLVDVSLWQRALDIRQVFDTNLIPEASVGPLEHCAVVWIITQADPVAPEHEQGVAIAPGPLFGGTHAFAVTHDMGLRLVERWQFSLVQVLRAER; translated from the coding sequence CTGGTAGACGTTTCCGCGCGCGGGCGGCTGGCACGGTCGGCGCCGCTGCTCGTCGCCATCCTGGGCGCCGCGGTGAGCCTCGCCGGGGCCGGTCGCCCGTCGTTCTGGTACGACGAGGCCGCCACGATCTCGGCCTCCTACAGCCGGCCGCTGCCTGCGCTGTGGCAGATGCTCGGCGACGTGGACGCCGTGCACGGGCTGTACTACCTGCTGATGCACGGCTGGTTCGCGGTCTTTCCGCCCACCGAGTTCTGGTCGCGGGCACCGAGCGGACTGGCCGTCGGCGCCGCCGCGGCGGGAGTGGTGGTGCTGGGCACCCAACTGTCGTCGCGGGCGGTCGGCGTGACGGCGGGCGTCGTCTGCGCGATCCTGCCACGAGCGACGTGGGCGGGGATCGAGGCGCGTCCCTATGCGCTGTCGATGCTGCTCGCCGTGTGGCTGGCCGTGCTCCTTGTTTCGGCCGCACGGCGCGAATTGCGTTGGGCATGGGCGGCATACGGCGTCCTACTGGCGGTGTCGATCCTGCTCGACGTCTACCTGGCGTTGCTGTTCTTCGTGCACGCCGTCTTCGTGGTGACGTTTCGGCGCAGGCGCACAGTGGTGTTGCCGTTCGTGATCGCCTCGGGTGTCGCGCTCGGTGTGATGGCGCCGTTCGTCGCGGTAGTCGCCGGACAGGCCAAGCAAATCAGCTGGATCACACCGATCGGCTTGCGTACGTTCGAAGACGTTGCCGTGCAACAGTATTTCGACCGCAATCCGTATCTTGCCTTACTGTCCGCGGTGGTGGTGCTGGCCGCGATCGGGGTTTGGTCCTTCGCGAGGCGGCCCAGCGTCGAAGAGCGGGAGACCCTCGTGCTGGCGGTGACGTGGCTGGTGATCCCGACGGCGTTGATCGTCGCCTACTCGGCGGCGGCCGAACCGCTCTACACACCGCGCTACCTCTGCTTCACCGCGCCCGCGATGGCACTGCTGCTGGGTGTGTGCATCACCGCGGTGGCGCGCTCCGTTCGGATGACGACGGTGGTGGTGGCGGCGTTCGCGGTGGTTGCGGCCCCCACTTACGTTGCGGTGCAACGCGCTCCGTACGCGAAGTACGACATGGACTACAGCCAGGTGGCCGACCTGATCTCCGCGAATGCCGCCGCCGGCGACTGCCTGCTGGTGAACGACACCGTGACGTTCCATCCCGCGCCGATGCGTCCGCTGATGGCCGCGCGCCCCGACGCCTACGGCAGACTCGTCGATGTGAGCCTCTGGCAGCGAGCGCTCGACATCCGCCAGGTGTTCGACACCAACCTCATCCCGGAAGCGTCCGTCGGGCCGCTCGAACACTGCGCCGTTGTCTGGATCATCACGCAGGCCGATCCGGTGGCACCGGAACACGAACAGGGAGTGGCGATTGCCCCCGGGCCGCTGTTCGGCGGCACCCACGCCTTCGCCGTCACCCACGACATGGGTCTGCGACTGGTCGAGCGCTGGCAGTTCAGCCTGGTACAGGTGCTCCGAGCGGAACGCTAG
- a CDS encoding nuclear transport factor 2 family protein, translating to MSTPSLVPPFTHDTAVAKIRGAEDNWNTCEPTRVALGYTPDSWWRNRSTFVQGRDQIIEFLTGKWAHELDYRLIKELWAYGDDRIAVRFAYEYHDADGRWFRAYGNENWEFTADGLMKTRHASINDVAITDDQRLFHWDRTGPRPADHPGLSDLGL from the coding sequence ATGAGTACACCGTCGCTGGTTCCGCCGTTCACCCACGACACCGCGGTCGCAAAAATCCGTGGTGCAGAGGACAATTGGAACACCTGCGAACCGACCCGGGTCGCGCTGGGTTACACACCCGACAGCTGGTGGCGTAACCGGTCGACCTTCGTGCAGGGCCGCGACCAGATCATCGAGTTCCTGACCGGCAAGTGGGCGCACGAACTCGACTACCGGCTCATCAAGGAATTGTGGGCTTACGGCGACGACCGCATCGCGGTGCGGTTCGCCTACGAGTACCACGACGCCGACGGCCGGTGGTTCCGCGCCTACGGCAACGAGAACTGGGAATTCACCGCGGACGGGTTGATGAAGACCCGGCACGCCAGCATCAACGACGTGGCGATCACCGACGACCAGCGGCTGTTCCACTGGGACCGCACAGGACCGCGACCCGCCGATCATCCCGGGCTCAGCGATCTCGGGCTCTGA
- a CDS encoding SelB domain-containing protein, whose protein sequence is MYVVATAGHVDHGKSTLVERLTGMWPDRLAEEQRRGLTIDLGFAWTTLDGREIAFVDVPGHERFVANMLAGCGPVLAVMFVVAATEGWMPQSDEHLDALRALGVRHLLMVISKADLADPAGVIAQVRERLPDVPVVVATDLEAVRAELVSLVDGLPASDREADVRLWVDRSFTVRGAGTVVTATLAAGTLRVGDELEHAGRRVTIRGLQSLGRDRPEVGAVARVAVNLRGVDRHDLGRGDTVRTPGVWLDATEIDVLLREPGELHRQLVLHIGSAAVPVRVRPLGDHGARLRLTRPLPLRAGDIGLLRDPGEHRIVAGVEVLDVRPPALRRRGAARERGEELATGRVRRPPCARVDELRAMGFDADGARVGDWVVDEDWWARRRQQMMTALNDWTAGHDIAAGMPLEALRRQAGLPAAELLPPLLDGTGLQVVDGVVRRPGAELPARVDKAVRTVEEWLAAEPFRAPESDELADLKLGPRELAAAIRAKRLTRIADGVVLGPDVFDRAAAVLGTLPRPFTVAEAKRALNTTRRVAVPLLERLDALEVTRRAEDGTRTLL, encoded by the coding sequence GTGTACGTCGTAGCCACCGCGGGCCACGTCGATCACGGCAAGTCCACGCTCGTCGAACGCCTCACCGGCATGTGGCCGGACCGGCTGGCCGAGGAGCAGCGCCGCGGCCTGACCATCGACCTCGGCTTCGCGTGGACGACGCTCGACGGGCGGGAGATCGCGTTCGTCGACGTGCCGGGGCACGAGCGTTTCGTCGCGAACATGCTCGCCGGATGTGGGCCTGTCCTCGCAGTGATGTTCGTCGTTGCCGCCACCGAGGGTTGGATGCCGCAGTCCGACGAACACCTCGATGCGCTGCGGGCGTTGGGGGTACGACATCTGTTGATGGTGATCAGCAAGGCCGACCTCGCCGACCCGGCGGGAGTGATCGCACAGGTGCGCGAGCGGTTGCCCGACGTGCCTGTCGTAGTCGCCACGGACTTGGAAGCCGTTCGCGCCGAGTTGGTTTCGCTTGTCGACGGGTTGCCTGCATCCGACCGCGAGGCCGACGTGCGGCTGTGGGTGGACCGCTCGTTCACCGTCCGCGGCGCCGGCACGGTGGTGACGGCGACGCTGGCGGCGGGCACGCTGCGCGTCGGCGACGAACTCGAGCACGCGGGACGACGGGTCACGATCCGCGGCCTGCAGTCGCTGGGCCGGGACCGCCCGGAGGTCGGCGCGGTCGCGCGCGTCGCGGTGAACCTGCGCGGTGTCGACCGCCACGACCTCGGCCGCGGCGACACCGTTCGGACACCGGGCGTCTGGCTCGACGCGACGGAAATCGACGTGCTGCTAAGGGAACCCGGCGAACTGCACCGGCAGTTGGTGCTGCACATCGGTTCGGCCGCTGTGCCGGTGCGGGTGCGCCCACTCGGCGACCATGGCGCACGGCTACGGTTGACGCGACCGTTACCGCTGCGGGCCGGCGACATCGGACTGTTGCGCGACCCGGGCGAACACCGGATCGTCGCGGGCGTCGAGGTGCTCGACGTGCGGCCGCCGGCGTTGCGGCGGCGCGGCGCGGCGCGGGAGCGGGGCGAGGAGTTGGCCACCGGACGCGTGCGCCGCCCCCCGTGTGCGCGGGTCGACGAGTTGCGTGCCATGGGTTTTGACGCCGACGGTGCCCGAGTAGGGGACTGGGTCGTCGACGAAGACTGGTGGGCCCGGCGCCGTCAGCAGATGATGACGGCGCTGAACGACTGGACGGCCGGGCACGACATCGCAGCGGGTATGCCGCTGGAAGCGTTGCGCCGGCAGGCCGGCCTGCCCGCCGCGGAACTGTTGCCCCCGTTGCTGGACGGCACCGGACTGCAGGTGGTCGACGGAGTGGTGCGGAGACCGGGCGCGGAGTTGCCCGCGCGGGTGGACAAGGCGGTGCGGACGGTGGAGGAGTGGTTGGCCGCCGAACCGTTCCGCGCGCCGGAGTCCGACGAGTTGGCCGACCTGAAGCTGGGTCCGCGTGAACTCGCGGCGGCGATCCGCGCCAAGCGGTTGACCCGGATCGCCGACGGGGTGGTGCTGGGTCCGGACGTATTCGACCGTGCCGCCGCCGTTCTCGGGACGCTGCCGCGGCCGTTCACTGTCGCGGAGGCAAAGCGCGCGCTGAACACCACTCGCCGGGTCGCGGTGCCGCTGCTCGAACGGCTCGACGCGCTCGAGGTCACCCGTCGCGCCGAGGACGGAACCCGCACGCTGCTCTGA
- the selA gene encoding L-seryl-tRNA(Sec) selenium transferase, whose protein sequence is MTDPRRRVPRTDVLLADPRLAEASRVLGRTLVKTVVGQSQQRARAGQIEPERVADDAVASLPASAATLRPVINATGVVVHTNLGRAPLSQAAVEAVVTASGATDVEFDLGTGRRARRGRGALAALAGAVPAAGGVHIVNNNAAALLLIAMTLAPGKEIIVSRGELIEIGDGFRLPELMSSTGSRIREIGTTNRTHLRDYADAIGADTGFILKVHPSNYSVSGFTSTVGVPELADLGAPVVADIGSGLLTPHPLLPDEPDATTMLRDGADLVTASGDKLLGGPQAGLLFGSAELIERLRRHPAARALRVDKLTLAALEATLVGPPPPVRQALDADVADLRARAQKLAAQLPGAEAVDCTAAVGGGGAPDVALPSAAVSLPESYAAPLRTGTPTVVGRLEGGRCLLDLRTVASDDDSLLAQAVLACTS, encoded by the coding sequence GTGACCGATCCGCGCCGCAGGGTGCCGCGCACCGACGTGCTGCTCGCCGATCCGCGCCTGGCCGAGGCATCGCGGGTGTTGGGCCGCACGCTGGTGAAAACCGTTGTGGGGCAATCGCAACAACGTGCACGGGCCGGTCAGATCGAGCCGGAGCGGGTCGCCGACGATGCGGTCGCGTCCCTGCCGGCCAGCGCGGCCACGCTGCGGCCGGTCATCAACGCCACCGGGGTCGTCGTGCACACCAACCTCGGGCGGGCACCGCTGTCGCAGGCCGCGGTCGAGGCGGTCGTCACCGCGAGCGGCGCCACCGACGTCGAGTTCGACCTCGGAACCGGTCGCCGGGCCCGACGCGGCCGCGGTGCGCTCGCCGCGCTGGCGGGGGCGGTCCCGGCCGCGGGCGGCGTGCACATCGTCAACAACAACGCCGCCGCGCTGCTGCTCATCGCGATGACGCTGGCGCCCGGTAAGGAGATCATCGTCAGCCGCGGTGAGCTGATCGAGATCGGCGACGGCTTCCGGCTGCCCGAGCTGATGTCCTCGACCGGCTCACGCATCCGCGAAATCGGCACCACCAACCGCACCCACCTGCGTGATTACGCCGACGCGATCGGGGCCGACACCGGCTTCATCCTCAAAGTGCACCCCTCGAACTACTCGGTCAGCGGGTTCACCTCGACCGTCGGTGTCCCCGAGCTGGCCGACCTGGGCGCGCCGGTGGTCGCCGACATCGGGTCGGGTCTGCTGACCCCGCATCCGCTGCTACCCGACGAGCCCGACGCGACCACGATGCTGCGCGACGGCGCCGACCTCGTCACCGCGAGCGGCGACAAACTGCTCGGCGGGCCGCAGGCCGGTCTGCTATTCGGGTCGGCCGAGCTGATCGAACGGCTGCGACGTCATCCCGCGGCGCGGGCGCTGCGCGTGGACAAGCTGACGCTGGCCGCCCTGGAGGCCACGCTGGTCGGCCCGCCGCCGCCGGTGAGGCAGGCGCTCGACGCCGACGTCGCCGACCTGCGGGCGCGCGCGCAGAAGCTGGCAGCGCAGCTGCCAGGCGCCGAAGCGGTGGACTGCACCGCCGCGGTCGGCGGGGGCGGTGCGCCCGACGTCGCCCTGCCGAGCGCCGCAGTCAGCCTGCCGGAGTCCTACGCCGCGCCGCTGCGCACCGGAACGCCCACGGTGGTCGGCCGCCTGGAGGGCGGCCGCTGCCTACTCGACCTGCGTACCGTCGCCTCCGACGACGACAGCCTGCTCGCCCAGGCGGTGCTCGCGTGTACGTCGTAG
- a CDS encoding DUF488 domain-containing protein produces the protein MLTSVGHGALDRTGLVRLLQEAGIEAIVDIRRYPNSRHNPDVAMTAITEWADEAGLAYRWEQRLGGRRSLPADAEPEDPWWRVKQFAAYAAYTRTSEFDDALGDLVEQVRRQRTAMMCSESVWWRCHRRIVADVAMLRFSVPIAHLMHDGRLLPHTPSEGARIRADGLVVWDG, from the coding sequence ATGTTGACGTCGGTGGGGCATGGCGCACTCGACAGAACGGGCCTCGTACGGCTGTTACAGGAAGCGGGGATCGAGGCGATCGTCGACATCCGCCGATATCCGAACAGCCGGCACAACCCCGATGTGGCCATGACCGCGATCACCGAGTGGGCCGACGAGGCCGGGTTGGCCTACCGCTGGGAGCAGCGACTGGGTGGGCGCCGGAGCCTGCCCGCCGACGCCGAACCCGAGGATCCGTGGTGGCGGGTCAAACAGTTCGCCGCCTACGCCGCCTATACCCGCACCAGCGAATTCGACGACGCACTGGGCGACCTCGTCGAACAGGTGCGACGGCAACGCACCGCGATGATGTGCAGCGAGTCGGTGTGGTGGCGCTGCCATCGGCGCATCGTCGCCGACGTGGCGATGTTGCGGTTCTCGGTGCCGATCGCGCACCTCATGCACGACGGCCGCCTCCTGCCGCACACACCGTCGGAGGGGGCGCGGATCCGCGCCGACGGCCTGGTGGTGTGGGACGGCTGA
- the selD gene encoding selenide, water dikinase SelD → MAYRLTQYAYGGGCACKIPPGELEDMVRGLTGAAPRDPVGELLVGLEDGDDGAAVRIDNGVALIATTDFFTPVVDDAYDWGRIAATNALSDVYAMGGRPVVAVNLLGWPREVLPFELAAEVLRGGLDVCATAGCHLAGGHSVDDPEPKYGLAVTGIADPNKLLRNDSGRPGVPLSLTKPLGVGVLNSRHKNTGETFPEAIAVMTTLNADAAKAALNAGVECATDITGFGLLGHLHKLARASGVTAVIDSAAVPYLDGARDALAAGYVSGGTRRNLDWVAPHADLTAVDEDEALLLADAQTSGGLLIAGEIPGAPVIGELVPRAEHTIVVR, encoded by the coding sequence ATGGCCTACCGACTGACCCAGTACGCCTACGGCGGCGGCTGCGCCTGCAAGATCCCGCCCGGCGAGCTCGAGGACATGGTCCGCGGACTGACCGGTGCCGCCCCGCGCGATCCGGTCGGTGAACTGCTGGTCGGCCTCGAGGACGGCGACGACGGGGCGGCGGTGCGCATCGACAACGGGGTCGCGCTGATCGCGACCACCGACTTCTTCACCCCGGTGGTCGACGACGCCTACGACTGGGGCCGGATCGCGGCCACCAACGCGCTTTCCGACGTGTACGCAATGGGCGGACGGCCGGTCGTCGCGGTGAACCTGCTGGGCTGGCCACGCGAGGTGTTGCCGTTCGAGCTGGCCGCCGAGGTGTTACGCGGGGGGCTGGACGTGTGCGCGACGGCGGGTTGCCATCTGGCCGGCGGGCACAGCGTCGACGACCCGGAACCGAAGTACGGTCTGGCGGTCACCGGTATCGCCGACCCGAATAAGTTGTTGCGCAACGACTCCGGCCGGCCGGGGGTGCCGTTGTCGTTGACCAAGCCGCTCGGCGTCGGGGTGCTCAACAGCAGGCACAAGAACACCGGCGAGACGTTCCCGGAGGCGATCGCGGTGATGACGACGCTGAACGCCGACGCTGCGAAGGCAGCCCTTAACGCCGGTGTCGAATGCGCTACCGACATAACGGGTTTCGGCCTGCTTGGGCATCTGCACAAGCTGGCCCGCGCCAGCGGTGTGACCGCGGTGATCGACAGCGCGGCGGTACCCTACCTCGACGGTGCGCGCGATGCGTTGGCGGCGGGATACGTCAGCGGTGGCACCCGACGCAATCTCGACTGGGTGGCCCCGCACGCCGACCTGACGGCGGTCGACGAGGACGAGGCGCTACTGCTGGCGGACGCGCAGACTTCCGGCGGTCTACTGATCGCCGGAGAGATCCCCGGTGCGCCCGTCATCGGCGAGCTGGTGCCGCGCGCAGAGCACACGATCGTCGTGCGGTGA
- a CDS encoding DUF5994 family protein, translating into MNGLTGARRLARPVRLVLARSLGSDIDGAWWPHTGSVAGELPELIETLHKTLGEIVDIRVNWAATEGALDYNSILRDSRARKAGPRRPHRLMIVVGRSASAKLLVVPHLTTPALGAMVLRCAVGRSNHGDPQGGQWSQAADTVIRDARADSLAWAT; encoded by the coding sequence ATGAACGGCTTGACCGGCGCACGCCGGCTGGCCCGGCCCGTCCGCCTCGTGCTGGCGCGAAGCCTCGGCTCCGACATCGACGGCGCCTGGTGGCCCCACACCGGATCGGTGGCAGGTGAACTACCCGAGCTGATTGAAACGCTGCACAAGACGCTCGGTGAGATCGTCGATATCCGGGTGAACTGGGCGGCCACCGAGGGCGCCCTGGACTACAACTCGATCCTCCGCGACAGTCGGGCCAGGAAAGCGGGCCCGCGCCGGCCCCACCGGCTGATGATCGTCGTCGGGCGCTCCGCCTCGGCCAAACTCCTTGTCGTTCCGCATCTGACGACACCCGCGCTCGGAGCCATGGTCCTGCGGTGCGCGGTGGGTAGGTCGAATCACGGTGACCCCCAAGGCGGTCAGTGGAGCCAAGCCGCCGACACAGTCATCCGCGACGCGCGAGCCGACAGCCTAGCGTGGGCGACATAG
- a CDS encoding bifunctional serine/threonine-protein kinase/transporter substrate-binding domain-containing protein, producing the protein MDATPFGHYQLQQLIGRGGMGEVYRAYDTKTDRIVALKVLPPGMAADEIFQQRFRRESQAAAGLNDPHVVPIHGFGELDGRLYLDMRLIEGRTLGTILTEAGKKPIDTTLAVKIVEQVAMALDAAHAAGLIHRDIKPSNILVTTHDFVYLIDFGLARSAGEKGLTTAGSTLGTMAYMAPERFEGKPVDSTADIYALACVLYECLTGVRPYPADSLEQQIAGHMTKDVPKPSAVDPRLAAFDEVIAKGMAKKPAKRYQTAGDLAGAARRALHAPVRTAGSAKHQARRAPARVRRVPRKTLALAAAVVLVAALGTFGVVQWRGGLDRGGAKPATVDETTAMPTAAPGAVESIAATVPEEIRSTGRLVIGVNIPYPPNEFKDANGQIVGFDIDLMNAIARTLGLVPEYRETAFEAILPSVRAGDFNVGVSSFTDTREREESADFVTYYRAGTLWAQQTGSGITPADACGLSIGVTYATLQETEEIPDKSQECVAAGSEPIDKVVYVTQDELTSALINGEVDAMAADSPVTGFAIKTSGGALEAAGDVFNSAPYGWPVAKGSGLAESLRQALAHLISTGEYRTIALMWGVEKGMISTPVINGATR; encoded by the coding sequence GTGGACGCGACACCATTCGGGCATTACCAGCTGCAACAGCTGATCGGCCGTGGTGGTATGGGCGAGGTCTATCGCGCCTACGACACCAAGACCGACCGCATCGTCGCGCTGAAGGTACTGCCGCCCGGCATGGCCGCCGACGAGATATTCCAGCAGCGCTTCCGGCGCGAATCGCAGGCCGCCGCCGGGCTCAACGACCCGCACGTCGTGCCGATCCACGGGTTCGGCGAGCTCGACGGTCGCCTCTACCTCGACATGCGGCTCATCGAGGGGCGCACCCTCGGCACGATTTTGACCGAAGCCGGCAAGAAGCCGATCGACACGACGCTGGCGGTCAAGATCGTCGAGCAGGTGGCCATGGCCCTGGACGCCGCGCACGCGGCGGGGCTCATCCACCGCGACATCAAGCCGTCGAACATCCTGGTCACCACACACGATTTCGTGTATCTCATCGACTTCGGGTTGGCACGCTCGGCAGGCGAGAAGGGCTTGACGACCGCGGGCAGCACCCTCGGCACGATGGCCTACATGGCCCCCGAGCGCTTCGAGGGCAAGCCGGTCGATTCGACCGCCGACATCTACGCGCTGGCCTGCGTGCTCTACGAGTGCCTGACGGGCGTGCGGCCTTATCCGGCCGACAGCCTCGAGCAGCAGATCGCCGGCCACATGACCAAGGACGTGCCCAAGCCGTCGGCGGTCGATCCGCGGTTGGCGGCCTTCGACGAGGTCATCGCGAAAGGCATGGCCAAGAAGCCGGCCAAGCGCTACCAGACGGCCGGTGACCTGGCCGGCGCCGCCCGCCGCGCGCTGCACGCCCCGGTGCGCACCGCGGGCAGCGCCAAGCACCAGGCGCGACGGGCACCTGCGCGAGTAAGGCGCGTACCGCGCAAGACGCTGGCGTTGGCCGCGGCAGTGGTGCTGGTTGCGGCGCTGGGTACGTTCGGCGTGGTGCAATGGCGCGGCGGACTCGACCGCGGCGGCGCCAAACCGGCCACTGTGGACGAGACGACGGCGATGCCGACCGCCGCACCCGGCGCGGTGGAATCGATTGCGGCGACGGTGCCCGAGGAGATCCGGTCGACGGGCCGGCTCGTCATCGGAGTCAACATCCCTTATCCGCCAAATGAATTCAAGGATGCCAACGGTCAGATCGTCGGGTTCGACATCGACCTGATGAATGCGATCGCGCGAACGCTGGGCTTGGTGCCCGAATACCGGGAAACCGCGTTCGAGGCGATCCTGCCGTCGGTGCGCGCCGGCGACTTCAACGTCGGCGTCTCATCCTTCACCGACACCAGGGAACGTGAGGAGTCCGCCGACTTCGTCACCTACTACCGGGCAGGCACCCTGTGGGCGCAGCAGACCGGGTCCGGAATCACGCCTGCCGACGCCTGTGGGCTCAGCATCGGCGTCACCTACGCGACACTTCAGGAGACCGAGGAGATCCCGGACAAGAGCCAGGAGTGCGTCGCCGCAGGATCGGAGCCGATCGACAAGGTCGTCTACGTCACCCAGGACGAACTCACCTCGGCGCTGATCAATGGCGAGGTCGACGCCATGGCCGCGGACTCGCCGGTGACGGGGTTCGCAATCAAGACCTCGGGCGGAGCGCTGGAGGCCGCCGGGGATGTGTTCAACTCGGCCCCGTACGGCTGGCCGGTCGCCAAGGGTTCGGGGCTGGCCGAATCGCTGCGCCAAGCGCTGGCGCACCTGATCTCGACCGGCGAGTACCGCACGATCGCGCTCATGTGGGGCGTGGAGAAGGGCATGATCTCCACGCCGGTGATCAACGGGGCGACCCGCTGA